The genomic region CCCCCAGGGTTCGCAGAGGCCGCTCGACTGTTGACTGCCCGACTGTACGGGGGGGTCACCGGTGCATCCGCCGACCATGATAAGCAACCGTTGAATTCTCATTTGGAAGCGATGCGAAGCCTCCGTGATATCGACGAGCCGGGATATATCCGTCTGCCCAGTCAAGATGCGTCGGACCTGCGTAGGATGGGGATCTGACTATGACTACGCCACCTGTTGATATGGTGAGAAGCGTCTCGCAGCTCCTATACACATACTTACCCGATAAGACGGTTAACTGGGAGGATGGAGCCGGCATTGTTCGCCTCGGGGCGCCGCGGCTCGATAGCGCATGGCCCTTGTCGCGGGCTCGGTTCGTTTTGACGGAAGTAAGTGCATATCTCGATCGTTGGCGCCAGCGCGGCGGAGAAGTTGATCGGCGGTTTCCGCCAACTTCCTCGGTCGATCGATTCACAGTGGGAACGCCTCGGGGAATTGTGTCCGCATTGCTGGATACCGCTGTATTCTGTCGTGTGTGCCACGGGTTCTTTCCCAAGAAGCCACGGCCTCACGGCAACCAGTTGATTTGTCCGTCTTGCAAGAGGCCGCAGACGTTGCGCCAAGTCGGATTCATTTTCGTTCACGGCTGCGGAGAAAGTGTGCCAATCGGAGATGCGATTCCGATTGAGAGCAAGAACCATCCAGGCACAATTTTTTGGGCGAAGACCAGGTGTCCGACCTGTCCGGACGGCGGAGTGCTCCGAATCGACGATCGAGCTGACCGCCTATCGGCCCTCAAGATTTCGTGCGAGCGCTGTAAGTCAATTGTTGTTGATCGGCTTCTGGCGCGCTGTCCTCGATGCTTTCCGCGGATTTTCAAAGAGGCGCAAGCGTCCGGACAGTCGGGAGGGCAGCTGGCGTTTCGCTCCGCAATGCGGATTACTCGACACTCGGCAAACAACGCATACTACCCTCATACAATTAATATTCTTCGCCTAGATCGACCGCTTGTCGTGCAGGGTTCCCCCGAACAGCGGTGGCTAGACTCGCTCTTGCCCCAAGATGAGCGTACGAGTCGAGTCGGCTCGGCTCAGACGATCAGCGAATTGGTTGAGCGACTTCGTGAGGGTGAGCGGGCCGGTGACCAGGCCGCCGTTGCAGCCGCTCATCTTGCCATCGCTGCGGCAGTGGCGCCACAAGCACCGAGTACCACGTCACAGGGCTATCAGGGCCCGGCCCTGTGCCCGGATGTTGTTCAATCTGTTCGCGAATGCGTCGCGTTGCTCTCTACTGTTCGGCGACATCCCGTCACGAACGTGGCAACAGGCTTCGGAAACGCGATTCCCCTCGAAACCACTCGTCGGCTTGGACTTGGCCGAATCGATGTTGTCGCGGACCTCCCTGTCGTCTCTGCTGTTTTTGGGTATTCCCGTAGGTCCGCTGATCCGACCTATAAGGAGGAAAATGCGGCTGGGGACTTCGCGACAAGCATTCGACCGTTTCCCGTTCTTGATCAAGATGCGGCCAGAAGTCTCGGCAGCGCCCTAGGAGAAAACACCGTCCCAATTCTGGCGAGGGAGGCGTTACATGAGGGCATAGCGTTGTTTCTTGATCCCGCTGCTGTCATCAAGTGGCTTCAGGTCCAGGGAGTAACGCTGGTTGGCGATAGCTCTGAGGAACAGCTAGCTACACTGTTGGGACTGCTCGAGCCGGTTGATCGTTTGTATGACAACATTTGGGAACTTCCTGTCCGCAGGCTTGTATGGGGGCTGTTGCATAGCGTGTCCCACTGCGCCTTGAAGGCACTGAGCCGCGTAGCTGGCATAGAGGCAACGGGCCTCGCTGAATACCTCTTCGTTCCACTTCTCGGAACTGTGGTGTATTCCACCGCGACAATGCAGCTCGGTGGAGTTCACACAGTCGCCAATCATCGGCTGAGCGAATTCCTCGACACAATACGGGAGGAAGCAGAACGATGTTTGTACGACCCTGATTGCCTTCACCGGGAGTCGGCTTGCCATGGCTGTATACACGTCCCTGAAATTGCCTGTCGGGCTTTCAATCATGGACTAGCCCGATCGTTCCTCGTCGGTGGCCGTTCGCCATGGGTTCCTGCCGCTGATCAAACGAGGACCGTCGGGTTCTGGGAAGTCACGGCACCGGGATGAAATCGCGGCCCGTTGACGATGTGTGGTTCGAATATCACGATGCATGTTTGGCGCATCCAACTGCTGTCGCGACGATTGAGCAAGCGCTGGCAGAATCCGAACAGCTCCAGATCTCCGTTCGAGAGATAGCCAGTCAGCTGGCTGGAACTGGCATTACGTACGATCAGGTAGCGCGGACTCTCGCAGCGATAGGACGGCTCGGAGCACTGCTCCCAATCTCCGAGGCAAACTATCGTCGGATTCCAGACGCCGATGCGAAAACGCGGCCTGAGCGGCACGCGGCTGTGAGAGCTATTGGCTGGGCGACTCGCGACCTAGGTAGAGCCATCGAATGTGACTTACTCGTGGCGATGCCTGCTGACGCCGCGGGCTATGTTGGTTCGGACTTCAGTCGACACTTCTACGATCTTCGGACGACGGTAAGGACGCTTGTGGCGGAGGCGTCGAAACGGGTGATACTCGCGGCGCCGTATTGGGATGAGCAAGTCGCATCAGACTTGGCGGACCTCCTAGAACGGCGCCTTCGAGCCGGAGTTAGAGTCGCCGTTCTTGCACGGCGTCCCCAGGCAGGAACTACAAACGAGCGGGCCTTGGCGATCCTGCGCGCCGCTCTTGCCGACTCGCCAGGCTCCGAGGTCCGGATTCTGGAACGAGCATCGAAGGTCGACCCGTTCGGCGCGTCAACGTTTCATTTCAAGGTCGCATGTGCGGACTCGCGCCGCGCCTATCTTGGCTCCGCCAATTTCAACACCGCTGGGCTCAATTCACGTTGGGAACTTGGCGTGCTCCTTGGGCCGAGAAACGCCGGCGTTCTTG from Gemmatimonadales bacterium harbors:
- a CDS encoding phospholipase D-like domain-containing protein, with translation MPADAAGYVGSDFSRHFYDLRTTVRTLVAEASKRVILAAPYWDEQVASDLADLLERRLRAGVRVAVLARRPQAGTTNERALAILRAALADSPGSEVRILERASKVDPFGASTFHFKVACADSRRAYLGSANFNTAGLNSRWELGVLLGPRNAGVLAQCLEGLWSAASAQ